The following are from one region of the Stanieria sp. NIES-3757 genome:
- a CDS encoding chromosome partitioning protein, with protein MIIAITALKGGVGKTTTAIHLAAYFQTLAPTLLIDADKNRSALVWSKEDKLPFYVASQAGSTGLITKYTHIVIDTQARPEPEELEDLARGCDLLILPTTPNHLDLDTTLKAVELLEPLKINYKVLLTQVDSRTINGREARKFLEESQLPLFKADIPRLVAFERSPSRGVIVKDFPDPRSHLGWSKYRAVGKEILP; from the coding sequence ATGATTATTGCGATTACAGCTTTAAAGGGAGGGGTAGGTAAAACTACTACAGCGATTCACTTAGCTGCTTATTTTCAAACCCTAGCACCCACCCTATTAATTGATGCAGATAAAAATAGATCTGCTTTAGTTTGGTCAAAGGAGGATAAATTACCTTTTTATGTAGCTTCTCAAGCTGGTTCTACAGGATTAATTACCAAATATACTCATATAGTAATAGATACTCAAGCTAGACCAGAACCAGAAGAGTTAGAAGACTTGGCTAGGGGATGCGATCTATTGATTCTGCCAACTACTCCTAATCACCTCGATCTAGATACCACACTCAAAGCAGTTGAATTACTAGAACCATTAAAGATCAATTACAAAGTTCTGTTGACTCAGGTAGATTCTCGTACAATCAATGGCAGAGAAGCTAGAAAATTTCTAGAAGAAAGTCAACTACCTTTGTTTAAAGCAGATATACCACGCTTAGTTGCTTTTGAAAGATCTCCCAGTCGTGGTGTGATTGTCAAAGATTTTCCCGATCCGCGATCGCATTTGGGATGGTCTAAATATCGCGCAGTTGGTAAGGAAATTCTGCCTTAA
- a CDS encoding glutamine amidotransferase of anthranilate synthase, producing MIIVIDNYDSFTYNLVQYLGELGRDFPVAADIQVYRNDQIDIEKIIALNPDGIVISPGPGRPEDAGISLQLIEKLGAKLPILGVCLGHQSIGQVFGGKIVSAPILMHGKTSEIHHHNTGVFAGLKSPFTATRYHSLVIEKESIPETLEITAWVEDGTIMGVRHRNYPHIEGVQFHPESILTNSGKQLLGNFLKSLKRK from the coding sequence TTGATTATAGTTATTGATAATTACGATAGTTTTACTTATAATTTAGTTCAATATCTTGGCGAATTAGGCAGAGATTTTCCCGTAGCTGCTGATATTCAAGTTTATCGCAATGACCAAATTGACATAGAGAAAATTATTGCTTTAAATCCTGATGGAATCGTAATATCTCCAGGTCCCGGTCGTCCTGAAGATGCAGGCATTTCGCTTCAACTGATCGAAAAATTAGGAGCAAAATTACCAATTTTGGGAGTTTGTCTAGGACATCAAAGTATTGGTCAAGTATTTGGTGGCAAAATTGTTTCAGCCCCGATTTTAATGCACGGCAAAACCTCAGAAATTCATCATCACAACACAGGGGTATTTGCTGGTTTAAAATCACCTTTTACAGCTACCCGTTATCATAGTTTAGTTATTGAGAAGGAAAGTATTCCTGAAACTTTGGAGATTACTGCTTGGGTAGAAGATGGCACAATTATGGGTGTCCGCCATCGGAACTATCCTCATATCGAAGGAGTCCAATTTCATCCAGAGAGCATTTTAACTAATTCTGGCAAACAGCTATTAGGTAATTTTTTAAAATCTCTCAAGCGCAAATAA
- a CDS encoding diacylglycerol kinase — protein sequence MTKTIVSTSQPKDLRNLAWQVAPNLFLSFKYAIAGVCYAFLTQRNFRIHTIIGTLAISLGLFLQITAVEMSVIALTCASVMVLELLNTAIESVVDLTVKQTYHELAKIAKDCAAGAVFISAIAAVLVASFILLPPLLRLILSIS from the coding sequence TTTCGACTTCTCAACCCAAAGACCTCCGTAATCTCGCGTGGCAAGTAGCTCCCAATCTTTTCTTAAGCTTTAAATATGCGATCGCAGGTGTCTGCTACGCCTTTCTAACTCAAAGAAATTTTCGGATTCATACAATCATCGGGACTCTGGCAATTAGCTTGGGTCTTTTTCTACAAATAACGGCTGTCGAAATGTCTGTAATTGCCCTTACTTGTGCCAGCGTAATGGTATTAGAATTACTAAACACGGCGATCGAATCAGTTGTAGATCTAACAGTTAAGCAAACTTACCACGAACTAGCTAAAATTGCTAAAGATTGTGCTGCTGGTGCTGTGTTTATCTCTGCGATCGCAGCCGTCCTAGTAGCAAGTTTTATCTTGCTTCCCCCTCTATTGAGATTGATTCTCTCAATTTCCTGA